A genome region from Euphorbia lathyris chromosome 4, ddEupLath1.1, whole genome shotgun sequence includes the following:
- the LOC136225441 gene encoding uncharacterized protein At2g39795, mitochondrial, whose amino-acid sequence MLRKVLKEASVRQPLWRMIASRRSTTNISTAVDSMLLRSLKEHYLEVSRMNPPPKVSPPSVFTIVKGALDENGPVLTRTYGNEEINIHVMRLVNMLPGGGAEDDDGDISQLFLHVDVSKPGEEKSLHFLCGLYPDAFGIHSVSLRTKAGNSQLLEAPSAYNGPLFEVLDEKMRDAFHSYVEERGVNESLFNFLQAWIYVKEHRDLMRWFKTVGGFINQNKSTKASQQ is encoded by the exons ATGTTGAGGAAAGTGTTAAAAGAAGCCTCCGTGCGTCAGCCTTTGTGGCGCATGATAGCAAGTCGCCGATCGACCACCAACATCTCCACCGCCGTCGACTCCATGTTGCTTCGCTCTCTTAAAGAACACTATCTCGAAGTCTCCAGGATGAACCCTCCTCCT AAAGTAAGCCCTCCATCTGTCTTTACAATAGTGAAAGGGGCGCTAGATGAAAATGGCCCAGTTCTCACTCGTACCTATGGCAATGAGGAAATTAATATCCACGTAATGCGCCTGGTCAATATGTTACCTGGAGGTGGAGCAGAGGATGATGATGGGGACATTAGTCAGTTGTTCCTACATGTTGATGTGTCAAAGCCTGGAGAAGaaaaatctttgcattttcttTGCGGCCTGTATCCCGATGCATTTGGTATTCACTCTGTTTCGTTGAGGACAAAGGCTGGAAACTCGCAGTTGCTTGAGGCTCCATCCGCATACAATGGTCCTCTTTTTga GGTACTTGATGAAAAGATGCGAGATGCATTTCACAGTTATGTTGAAGAAAGAGGGGTGAATGAGAGTCTGTTTAACTTTCTTCAAGCATGGATATATGTGAAGGAACATCGAGATCTTATGCGGTGGTTTAAAACTGTGGGGGGATTCATTAATCAAAATAAATCTACAAAAGCTTCTCAACAATGA